In one window of Nocardia brasiliensis DNA:
- a CDS encoding (2Fe-2S)-binding protein, whose amino-acid sequence MSAQLIPEDNDPVGRSDRPLTITVDGVSVRGAHGQTLATVLLADGRDHWRTAPTGGGRGVFCGIGVCFDCVATVNGSPDVRLCRRPARDGDTVHTQSRADIAAPSYREPIGDRAWAAAEGEDSHR is encoded by the coding sequence GTGAGCGCACAGCTGATACCCGAGGACAACGATCCCGTCGGGCGTTCCGATCGGCCACTGACCATCACCGTCGACGGCGTCTCCGTGCGCGGCGCACACGGCCAGACGCTGGCCACCGTCCTGCTGGCCGACGGCCGCGACCACTGGCGCACCGCGCCGACCGGCGGCGGCCGCGGCGTCTTCTGCGGTATCGGCGTCTGTTTCGACTGCGTCGCCACCGTCAACGGCAGCCCCGATGTGCGGCTGTGCCGCCGGCCCGCCCGCGACGGCGACACCGTGCACACCCAGTCGCGCGCCGACATCGCAGCGCCCTCTTACCGCGAACCGATCGGAGACCGCGCGTGGGCAGCTGCCGAGGGCGAGGACAGTCACCGATGA